A DNA window from Hymenobacter volaticus contains the following coding sequences:
- a CDS encoding AAA family ATPase, producing the protein MHLKTKAKYMIITVGGIKGGTGKSTISTNFAVWLSRQGHDVLLVDADEQESSSDFTAWRGETRNGDLGYTLVQLTGSLVRRQVELLKPKYSHIIIDTGGRDTSSQRAALFVSDLYLLPFAPRSYEIWTLSKVLALLAEVQDVRTVPIQTYSFLNKADTRGADNAEAMEVLRENEELNFVDFPVVNRKAFATAASKGLSVFEYSPVDEKAVAELDVLFRHITK; encoded by the coding sequence TTGCACCTTAAAACCAAGGCTAAGTACATGATAATAACAGTAGGAGGGATCAAAGGTGGAACTGGTAAGTCCACTATATCAACTAATTTTGCGGTATGGCTCTCTCGGCAGGGGCATGACGTTCTTCTAGTAGATGCTGACGAACAGGAAAGTTCTTCGGACTTCACTGCTTGGCGTGGGGAGACGCGAAATGGTGACCTTGGGTACACATTGGTGCAGCTTACAGGCTCATTGGTACGTCGCCAAGTGGAACTACTTAAACCTAAGTACAGTCATATCATCATTGATACTGGAGGGCGTGACACCTCAAGCCAAAGAGCGGCTTTATTTGTATCTGATCTGTACCTGCTGCCTTTTGCCCCTCGCTCGTATGAAATCTGGACACTCTCTAAGGTTTTAGCTCTGCTAGCCGAGGTGCAAGATGTACGGACAGTACCCATACAAACCTATTCCTTCCTAAACAAGGCCGACACGCGAGGCGCGGATAATGCTGAAGCTATGGAAGTGCTAAGAGAAAATGAAGAGTTGAACTTCGTTGATTTTCCGGTAGTCAACCGGAAGGCATTTGCAACAGCTGCCAGTAAAGGGTTGTCCGTATTCGAGTACTCGCCTGTAGACGAGAAAGCGGTGGCTGAACTAGATGTTTTATTTCGACATATAACCAAATAA